A window from uncultured Desulfobacter sp. encodes these proteins:
- a CDS encoding HEAT repeat domain-containing protein — protein MRRLWNYEDYIRFLSHDNSFVREWAFDALEKKYPNRYTDEVSKLISDQNSHLACAAPKYLAIHKAVQHAPAILNSFLHDSGNIPSNCAQALARMKYEPALDTIIEYLSNEPNTDPLFGIIDYLGNIDDNRAREILISVVTQTKDPVLKGDAIYNLLKHEHQDDIAWISDIILQSVKKGDHLEQTGIDRFGKYWDAGYYFRELTDKFSYKSIILDPAEAFDSFFNKNDHLSVTQELKEEIALLLKKRQYQDLITALLLDARNMIQKRYPQDVVPDEVLHLFNMDSAGIFLFETLSEQPSLWPKLKAPKNYETLSSLVSFVLSVYFSIVERNAYTKALMPDAQITDLIRAIQNSGPRVPEALSQKIVNLAPVSELKATLSETLNTWCDINIVNIMGRIGKKEFVPDLIRVLNETDGLDIIYGDAISALNAIDESADQLILNAAQNNDIKDWDLTSILEYLPYPESFDLIMEKWNDKASEVDSYEMFAYCLRGIGDPRGISVLQQIYNNENNAGYIGEILECLSILNNTDIPELPKIRKKREQDEKQQGLREQELNDMFNSMENIRKAIPFQRDTQKIGRNDPCPCGSGKKYKKCCLNNS, from the coding sequence ATGCGCAGACTTTGGAACTATGAAGATTATATAAGGTTTCTTTCCCATGACAATAGTTTTGTCAGAGAATGGGCCTTTGACGCTTTAGAAAAAAAATACCCCAATAGATATACCGACGAAGTCAGTAAATTGATCTCAGATCAAAATTCACATCTGGCATGTGCTGCTCCCAAATATCTTGCTATACATAAGGCCGTCCAACATGCCCCGGCGATCCTGAATAGTTTTTTACATGATTCCGGCAATATTCCGTCAAATTGTGCCCAGGCATTGGCAAGAATGAAATATGAGCCGGCCTTGGACACAATTATTGAATATTTATCAAATGAACCGAATACAGATCCGTTGTTCGGCATTATTGATTATCTGGGAAATATTGACGATAATCGTGCAAGAGAAATATTAATTTCTGTCGTGACGCAAACCAAAGACCCCGTCCTTAAGGGTGATGCAATTTACAATTTATTGAAACATGAGCATCAAGATGATATTGCCTGGATCTCGGATATCATTTTACAAAGTGTCAAAAAAGGCGACCATTTAGAGCAGACCGGAATAGACCGTTTTGGAAAATATTGGGATGCCGGCTATTATTTTAGGGAGTTAACTGACAAATTTAGTTATAAAAGCATTATTTTAGATCCTGCGGAGGCGTTTGATTCCTTTTTTAATAAGAATGATCATCTATCCGTTACTCAGGAACTAAAGGAAGAAATTGCTCTTTTACTTAAAAAAAGACAATACCAGGATCTCATTACAGCGCTGCTGCTTGATGCTCGGAATATGATACAAAAGCGCTACCCGCAGGATGTGGTTCCCGACGAAGTCCTACATCTCTTCAATATGGATTCGGCAGGGATCTTTTTATTTGAAACGCTATCCGAACAACCTTCTTTATGGCCTAAACTCAAGGCACCTAAAAATTATGAAACCCTATCGTCATTGGTTTCTTTTGTACTATCCGTATATTTTTCTATTGTGGAGCGCAATGCTTATACAAAGGCTTTAATGCCGGACGCACAAATCACCGACTTAATCCGGGCAATACAAAATTCCGGCCCCAGGGTGCCCGAAGCATTATCTCAAAAAATAGTTAATCTTGCCCCTGTTTCTGAATTGAAAGCAACGCTTTCAGAGACATTGAATACCTGGTGCGACATTAACATTGTAAATATTATGGGCCGAATTGGTAAAAAAGAGTTTGTACCTGATTTAATCCGTGTTCTAAATGAGACTGACGGCCTGGATATTATTTATGGAGATGCAATAAGCGCCTTAAACGCAATAGACGAGTCAGCAGATCAATTAATTTTAAATGCTGCTCAAAATAATGACATTAAAGATTGGGACCTTACTTCAATCCTTGAATATCTTCCATATCCTGAATCTTTTGATTTGATTATGGAAAAATGGAACGATAAAGCCAGTGAAGTGGATTCCTACGAGATGTTCGCCTATTGTTTGCGAGGCATTGGAGATCCCAGGGGAATATCCGTTCTACAGCAAATATATAATAATGAGAACAACGCCGGCTACATCGGCGAGATTTTAGAGTGTCTGAGTATCCTGAACAACACTGATATCCCTGAGCTGCCCAAGATAAGAAAGAAAAGAGAGCAAGACGAAAAGCAACAGGGATTAAGGGAACAAGAACTCAATGACATGTTTAATAGTATGGAAAATATCAGAAAGGCAATTCCGTTTCAAAGAGACACCCAAAAAATTGGAAGAAATGACCCATGCCCCTGCGGTAGCGGAAAAAAATACAAAAAATGTTGTTTGAATAATTCATAA
- a CDS encoding SDR family NAD(P)-dependent oxidoreductase — MACVSFLGGGFGFKNLNSQISPVYGGMASLAKTAALEWKQVLCRALDLPFDSKAVKKNAEAAVAMMMTRGAVEMGLDGEYCYIPELVSRPVGEPLGIDLDASDVVVISGGARGVTAECAIALARQCPAKIALLGRSEPPFEEPAWLEGMDGPAQMKQAIFANFFGNEKPTPARVETEYRRFASNRDIKANLARIQKSGNEVAHYCVDIRDKDLVKDTMEQVTRQLGPVTALIHGAGVLEDKLICEKTPEQFETVFQTKIDGLFAVLSSLDQDKLKYLVMFSSVAARFGNTGQCDYAMANEVLNKIARAKQASLPHCRAIAINWGPWDGGMVTDALKREFEKRRIELIPIQAGARQMVAEMGNPNGSCIEVVVGGTIPSEVPEPAAMNKVLTRTFSSQDSSIIDDHKIDNAPVVPLALMVDLLACGAEKNNPGLHFAGMEKVQLLKGIVPGDGKTEVQVDIGKCTTIDHQHFTPGRITSPGKKGLTIQHARAQVLLAETLPQPPVLPESLSLDLAPWEISMDQAYETILFHEGELQCISEIRGVSPKGIEVMTATAPDISTWYKKAHARQWTMDPMVLDAAFQTAILWTFHNCGQVCLPASFANLRIFRAFPKQSGEKVRIIFTVNHQDQHKIKGYFTFLDENNTVIASIMGFEAVMDPGLLEKFKSKPLFDRDKILAFAQGNPSEAFGDPYKIFDNDREIARLPRPPYFFMDSVAKADHPAWQTAPGGWIEATYKIDKDAWYFAANHTETMPFCILLEVALQPCGWLAAYGGAALLSQNRLHFRNLGGKARLAKNLTRTSGTVKIRVRMTEVSKAGGMIIQNFDMDVLNKGKSVYTGTTNFGFFTADALAKQVGIRDPKAFSAIEENSRQSVILLDDHAPLTPEDQTIGPVTGMPGKALRMIDKITFLDFNEGIHGQGLIQGEKQVNPDEWFFQAHFYQDPVCPGSLGVESFLQLIRFFMIKKFDLDPERFAPAVAEDHEHEWTYRGQIIRSNSNIVVQAHISACTMDETGCRATADGTLSVDGICIYEMKNFSFSLQALPIETNMKKEKKLSNPS, encoded by the coding sequence ATGGCCTGTGTCAGCTTTCTTGGCGGCGGATTCGGGTTTAAAAATTTAAATTCACAAATCAGCCCGGTTTACGGCGGCATGGCAAGCCTTGCCAAAACAGCCGCCCTGGAGTGGAAGCAGGTCTTGTGCCGGGCCCTTGACCTGCCCTTTGACTCCAAAGCCGTAAAAAAGAACGCCGAAGCAGCCGTGGCCATGATGATGACCCGGGGTGCCGTGGAAATGGGGCTTGATGGTGAATACTGCTACATTCCAGAACTTGTATCCAGACCTGTGGGTGAACCGCTGGGAATTGACCTGGACGCATCCGATGTTGTGGTCATTTCCGGGGGAGCCAGAGGGGTTACTGCCGAGTGTGCCATCGCCCTTGCCAGGCAGTGCCCGGCCAAAATAGCGCTTCTGGGCAGATCTGAACCGCCCTTTGAAGAACCGGCCTGGCTCGAAGGCATGGACGGCCCCGCCCAGATGAAGCAGGCCATTTTTGCCAATTTCTTCGGCAATGAGAAACCCACGCCTGCACGGGTGGAAACTGAATATCGCCGGTTTGCCTCAAACCGCGATATTAAAGCCAATCTGGCGCGTATACAGAAATCAGGCAATGAAGTCGCCCACTACTGCGTGGACATCCGGGATAAGGATCTTGTCAAGGACACCATGGAACAGGTGACCCGGCAGTTGGGTCCTGTGACCGCCTTGATCCATGGGGCGGGTGTTCTTGAGGACAAACTGATCTGTGAAAAAACACCCGAACAATTTGAAACGGTATTTCAAACCAAAATCGACGGGCTGTTTGCCGTGCTGTCATCCCTGGACCAGGACAAACTTAAATACCTGGTGATGTTCTCTTCTGTTGCTGCAAGATTCGGCAATACCGGCCAATGCGACTACGCCATGGCCAACGAAGTGCTCAACAAAATAGCCCGGGCCAAACAAGCCAGCCTCCCCCATTGCAGGGCCATTGCCATCAATTGGGGGCCCTGGGACGGCGGCATGGTTACGGACGCCTTGAAACGCGAATTTGAAAAACGCCGGATTGAACTGATCCCCATCCAGGCAGGTGCCCGGCAGATGGTGGCGGAGATGGGAAATCCCAATGGTTCCTGCATTGAGGTCGTTGTGGGGGGAACCATCCCGTCCGAGGTGCCGGAACCCGCTGCAATGAATAAAGTGCTCACCCGGACCTTCAGCAGCCAGGACAGTTCTATTATTGACGACCATAAAATTGACAATGCACCGGTGGTTCCCCTGGCCCTGATGGTGGATCTTTTGGCCTGCGGTGCAGAAAAAAACAATCCGGGCCTGCACTTTGCCGGTATGGAAAAAGTGCAGCTGCTCAAAGGCATCGTGCCCGGCGACGGCAAAACAGAGGTCCAGGTGGACATCGGAAAGTGCACCACCATAGATCATCAGCACTTTACACCGGGCCGCATCACCTCTCCCGGAAAAAAGGGATTAACAATCCAGCATGCCAGGGCCCAGGTGCTCCTGGCAGAGACCCTGCCCCAGCCACCGGTTTTACCCGAATCCCTATCCTTGGACCTTGCCCCCTGGGAGATCAGCATGGACCAGGCCTATGAAACCATCCTGTTTCATGAAGGCGAATTGCAGTGCATTTCTGAAATTCGCGGCGTCTCCCCCAAGGGCATTGAGGTAATGACGGCCACGGCACCGGACATCAGCACATGGTATAAAAAAGCCCATGCACGGCAATGGACCATGGACCCCATGGTGCTGGATGCCGCGTTCCAGACGGCAATTTTGTGGACCTTTCATAATTGCGGCCAGGTCTGCTTGCCTGCAAGCTTTGCCAATTTACGCATTTTCAGGGCATTCCCGAAACAAAGCGGAGAAAAGGTGCGGATTATCTTTACGGTCAATCACCAGGATCAGCATAAAATAAAAGGGTATTTTACCTTTTTGGATGAAAATAACACCGTCATTGCAAGCATCATGGGATTTGAGGCTGTCATGGATCCCGGACTGCTTGAAAAATTTAAATCCAAACCCCTGTTTGACCGGGATAAAATTTTAGCCTTTGCCCAGGGCAATCCGTCCGAGGCATTTGGTGACCCCTATAAGATTTTCGATAACGACCGTGAAATTGCAAGGCTGCCAAGGCCCCCTTACTTTTTCATGGATTCGGTGGCAAAAGCGGACCACCCGGCCTGGCAAACCGCCCCAGGCGGATGGATAGAAGCCACGTATAAAATTGATAAAGATGCCTGGTATTTTGCAGCCAACCACACCGAGACCATGCCCTTTTGCATTCTGCTTGAAGTGGCCCTTCAGCCCTGCGGCTGGCTTGCCGCCTATGGCGGTGCGGCCCTGCTCAGCCAGAATCGTCTGCATTTCAGAAATCTTGGGGGGAAAGCAAGACTCGCTAAAAACCTGACCCGGACCTCCGGGACCGTAAAAATCCGGGTAAGAATGACCGAGGTCTCCAAGGCCGGCGGCATGATCATTCAAAACTTTGATATGGATGTACTCAACAAGGGAAAATCCGTCTACACAGGCACCACCAATTTTGGTTTCTTTACGGCGGATGCGTTGGCTAAACAGGTGGGAATACGAGATCCCAAGGCGTTTTCAGCCATTGAAGAAAACAGCCGGCAATCTGTAATTTTGCTCGATGATCATGCGCCCTTAACCCCGGAGGATCAAACCATCGGTCCGGTTACGGGAATGCCGGGAAAAGCCCTTAGAATGATAGACAAAATAACGTTTCTTGATTTTAATGAGGGCATCCACGGCCAGGGACTGATCCAGGGAGAAAAACAGGTGAACCCCGATGAGTGGTTCTTCCAGGCCCATTTTTATCAGGACCCGGTCTGCCCGGGCTCATTAGGCGTGGAATCATTCCTCCAGTTGATCCGGTTTTTCATGATCAAAAAATTCGATCTTGACCCGGAACGATTTGCTCCTGCCGTTGCAGAAGACCATGAACATGAATGGACCTACCGGGGCCAGATCATCCGCTCAAATTCAAACATTGTTGTCCAGGCCCACATCAGTGCCTGCACCATGGATGAAACCGGATGCCGGGCAACGGCGGACGGAACCTTGAGCGTAGACGGCATCTGCATATATGAAATGAAGAATTTTTCATTCTCTTTGCAGGCTCTGCCCATTGAAACAAATATGAAAAAAGAGAAAAAACTATCCAATCCTTCTTAA
- a CDS encoding TenA family protein, with product MKNMKAAGEHTQKMWDAVAYIYADAISHPFVVQLAKGILDKNHFAHFLSQDILYLKDDNLALDLLAQKAPNASEKQFFQMLAKDGLDIERALHNEFLKHFEIKEAKEKSPVIEKYSSFLLNHSKKSVFAIAAAALLPCFWVYNSVGNHILTIAEAGNTYQMWIDTYHSDAYAQYTQRFINIVERLASKAKADEALYQEMLKAFTQSTQYELDFFEEAMNCNCNIL from the coding sequence ATGAAGAATATGAAAGCGGCAGGAGAACACACCCAAAAGATGTGGGATGCGGTGGCTTATATCTATGCGGATGCAATTTCTCATCCCTTCGTTGTCCAACTGGCAAAAGGTATCTTGGATAAAAATCATTTTGCACATTTTTTGTCCCAGGATATCCTCTATCTCAAGGATGATAATCTGGCGTTGGATCTGTTGGCCCAAAAAGCGCCCAACGCATCCGAAAAGCAATTCTTTCAAATGTTAGCCAAAGACGGCCTGGACATTGAACGCGCCCTTCACAACGAGTTTCTGAAACATTTTGAAATTAAGGAAGCCAAAGAAAAGTCCCCCGTCATTGAGAAGTACTCCTCCTTTCTGCTCAACCACAGTAAAAAATCAGTATTTGCGATTGCTGCCGCGGCACTTTTACCTTGTTTCTGGGTCTATAACAGCGTCGGCAATCATATTTTGACCATTGCCGAAGCCGGCAACACATACCAGATGTGGATCGACACCTACCACAGTGACGCATACGCGCAATACACACAAAGGTTTATTAATATTGTAGAGCGGCTGGCATCAAAGGCAAAGGCCGATGAAGCTCTATATCAGGAAATGCTGAAAGCCTTCACGCAGTCAACACAATATGAACTCGATTTTTTTGAAGAAGCAATGAATTGTAATTGCAATATCCTCTAA
- a CDS encoding class I SAM-dependent methyltransferase, with the protein MDKKRSFDEFAQAYDAWFFDNMNLLNSEVNLVAYFLKDAGDTFSVGCGSGLFESILKRNFNIPIQFGLEPSEGMANIARQRGLSVEITTAEDADLGREKYDTILFNGTPSYINDLQSVFHKAYAALRKKGKIVVIDVPKEGSYATMYNLAKSLETWDHPLLEGVHPRDPYPIEFVKVANWRTTAEKVEMLKTAGFQDFDYAQTLTKHPLYSNNVEEQPIPGFDCGDYVAICAFKK; encoded by the coding sequence ATGGATAAAAAAAGAAGTTTTGACGAATTTGCACAAGCATATGATGCATGGTTTTTTGACAATATGAATCTGTTGAATTCAGAAGTGAACCTGGTCGCTTATTTTCTGAAAGATGCCGGTGATACCTTTTCTGTGGGGTGCGGTAGCGGTCTTTTTGAATCAATCCTGAAAAGAAATTTTAACATTCCCATTCAGTTCGGACTTGAACCATCCGAGGGAATGGCAAATATTGCACGTCAACGCGGGTTAAGTGTTGAAATCACCACAGCAGAAGATGCCGATCTGGGCCGGGAAAAATACGATACCATCCTATTCAACGGAACACCCAGCTATATCAATGACCTGCAGTCGGTGTTTCACAAAGCCTATGCGGCCTTGAGAAAAAAAGGTAAAATTGTGGTGATTGATGTGCCCAAGGAAGGGTCTTACGCAACCATGTATAATCTGGCAAAAAGTCTGGAAACATGGGACCATCCCTTGTTAGAAGGCGTTCATCCAAGGGACCCGTATCCAATTGAATTTGTAAAGGTTGCCAACTGGCGTACCACTGCCGAGAAAGTCGAGATGCTGAAAACAGCAGGATTTCAAGACTTTGATTATGCACAAACGCTCACGAAACATCCGCTGTACTCAAATAATGTGGAAGAACAACCCATTCCGGGGTTTGACTGCGGTGATTATGTCGCCATTTGCGCTTTTAAAAAATAA
- a CDS encoding beta-ketoacyl synthase N-terminal-like domain-containing protein — MTPKAAPQKLTPGTPKTPIAIIGMGCIFPESRNLKEFWKLVFNGIDAITKVPQDSHWGLKDYFNEDPDCPDHVYCNKGGFLPEIAFDPLAYGMPPKNIDATDTSQLLGLEVVRMALADAGYPVGHTFLKEKRVNVILGVTGTQELVIPLGARLGHPFWKRALDAAGIAPDKKERVLKQISDSYVSWQENSFPGLLGNVVAGRIANRLDLSGTNTVCDAACASSLSAIHTSMMELETGQCDMSITGGVDTLNDIFMHMCFAKTGVLSHSNDARPFSEKADGTVLGEGVGLLVLKRLEDAQRDQDKIYAVIKGMGTSSDGRTSAVYAPDAKGQTKALKNAYTNAGVLPESVGLIEAHGTGTRVGDKVEFTALKQFFKDKGNESTALGSVKSMIGHAKAAAGAAGIIKAALALHHKVIPPTLKAQTPDPDLDIHNSPFYLNQMSKPWIGNGTKNALRRSGVSAFGFGGSNFHAVLEEYAPEKVDVSWDGTVQILAFSGKTEQEIVAQLDAVRDAIDAYDTRDKAAVTQAVAWQAAQTRKTFSSAHEMRLLILLTDQDDVFKLISQAKDVINGEQPAKPPIFLGKGAISGKIGFVFPGQGSQYTGMGGQIMSVFPESLEMLGMAQSCFRDTDAEDDRLLSAYIYPPPEYAMDKKSAETALRQTNIAQPAIGAVSLSMLGILSRFKVTPRMTCGHSYGELCALHAAGWIDAKTCFELSAARGNFMAKAGQSAGDPGSMLAIQAPIEKIEALLEEEKLNLVLANRNSPVQGVLSGETQQILKAEKICKQRKMRAIKLPVAAAFHSRLVSDAAAPFSKLTKKAAVTPTEIQVLSNTTGTPYPEDAAKAKDLLGNQLMHPVDFIGNIKQMHDQGIDTFVEIGPKAVLSGLIKSILKDNDVQTIALDKSAGKNSGIQDLGIGLCTLAASGHPVDLSAWEEDAAQPETKKMIIMINGANSKPKLPETPVSEPKLEPKPEIVQTNQAPTDAPGRTTHLQPSQSKPLMARASQEIKNKNIALDSSVRTTLSPQQISTTQGNTMTSFPHPEFNGTQSTPASNSTQYATANPDILIQGLNAMQQLQAQTARAHEKFLETQTQASQALAALMSQTRGQMPVQASVPSIVQYQAPVQAVPQYQPQIPAQAPAPPIQQTAPRPEPTPAPQAKVVPQPAPKPVAQPVAAAPAPEVKTVLFEIVSRLTGFPVEMLEPEMNIESDLGVDSIKKVEIISELEKAFPDSEDLSAQRLGSVKTLGDICAAVETDQKTSAAPEPTAAPEQNEPKNNKAAKFQDTATQDILVNIISELTGFPQEMLEPSMNLESDLGIDSIKRVEILSRLEQEQPDAKALSSEDMGSLQTIADIINYLAPHETKASQKAPKKKLRMTP, encoded by the coding sequence ATGACACCCAAAGCCGCACCTCAAAAATTGACGCCCGGTACCCCTAAAACGCCCATTGCCATCATCGGCATGGGCTGTATTTTTCCTGAATCCAGAAACCTTAAAGAGTTCTGGAAATTGGTGTTCAACGGCATCGATGCCATCACAAAGGTCCCCCAAGACTCCCACTGGGGTCTAAAAGATTATTTCAATGAAGACCCGGACTGCCCGGACCATGTCTATTGCAACAAGGGCGGTTTCTTGCCGGAAATTGCCTTTGATCCTTTAGCCTATGGCATGCCTCCAAAAAACATAGACGCCACGGACACCTCCCAGCTTTTAGGCCTGGAAGTGGTTCGCATGGCACTTGCCGATGCAGGCTATCCTGTGGGTCATACCTTTCTGAAAGAAAAACGGGTCAATGTCATTCTCGGGGTAACCGGCACCCAGGAACTGGTGATTCCCCTTGGTGCCAGGCTTGGCCACCCGTTCTGGAAAAGAGCTTTGGATGCGGCAGGCATCGCCCCGGACAAAAAAGAACGGGTATTAAAACAGATCAGCGACTCCTATGTGAGCTGGCAGGAAAATTCATTTCCAGGCCTGTTGGGCAATGTCGTGGCCGGAAGGATTGCCAACCGTCTTGATCTGTCGGGCACCAACACGGTATGTGATGCGGCGTGTGCAAGCTCCCTTTCCGCCATTCATACCTCCATGATGGAGCTTGAAACCGGCCAGTGCGACATGTCCATAACCGGCGGGGTGGATACCCTTAATGACATTTTTATGCACATGTGTTTTGCCAAAACAGGCGTATTATCCCACAGCAATGATGCCCGGCCTTTTTCCGAAAAAGCTGACGGGACCGTGCTTGGCGAAGGCGTGGGTCTGCTGGTGCTAAAACGGTTGGAAGATGCCCAGCGTGACCAGGACAAAATCTATGCAGTCATCAAAGGCATGGGGACATCCAGTGACGGGCGGACCTCGGCCGTATATGCCCCGGACGCCAAAGGACAGACCAAAGCCCTGAAAAACGCCTATACCAACGCAGGTGTCTTGCCCGAATCCGTGGGACTGATTGAAGCCCACGGCACCGGAACCCGGGTGGGTGACAAGGTTGAATTTACGGCACTCAAACAATTTTTCAAAGACAAGGGAAACGAATCCACAGCCTTAGGCTCGGTGAAATCCATGATCGGGCATGCCAAGGCGGCAGCAGGCGCTGCGGGTATTATCAAGGCGGCCCTGGCCCTGCACCACAAAGTCATTCCCCCCACACTCAAAGCCCAGACGCCCGACCCGGATCTGGATATCCACAACTCCCCATTCTATCTCAACCAGATGTCAAAGCCCTGGATCGGCAACGGAACGAAAAACGCGCTGCGACGTTCCGGCGTTTCCGCATTTGGTTTCGGCGGGTCAAATTTTCATGCCGTGCTTGAAGAGTACGCTCCTGAAAAAGTCGATGTCTCCTGGGACGGTACGGTGCAGATCCTGGCATTTTCCGGGAAAACCGAACAGGAGATAGTTGCACAGCTTGATGCCGTAAGAGACGCCATAGACGCCTACGACACCAGGGACAAGGCCGCGGTCACCCAGGCCGTTGCCTGGCAGGCGGCCCAAACCAGAAAGACCTTTTCATCCGCCCATGAGATGCGGTTGTTGATTTTGCTGACTGACCAGGATGATGTTTTTAAACTGATATCCCAGGCAAAAGATGTCATCAATGGTGAACAACCTGCCAAACCGCCCATATTCCTGGGCAAAGGTGCGATATCCGGCAAAATTGGATTTGTCTTCCCGGGCCAGGGAAGCCAGTACACCGGGATGGGCGGCCAGATCATGTCTGTTTTCCCCGAAAGTCTTGAAATGCTTGGAATGGCCCAGTCCTGTTTCCGTGACACGGATGCAGAAGATGACAGATTGCTGTCCGCCTACATATATCCCCCGCCGGAATACGCCATGGATAAAAAATCAGCCGAGACAGCCCTGCGCCAGACCAATATCGCCCAACCGGCCATTGGTGCGGTTTCTTTGTCCATGCTGGGCATTCTTTCCAGGTTCAAGGTGACACCCCGGATGACCTGCGGGCACAGTTACGGAGAGTTGTGCGCCCTCCATGCCGCCGGTTGGATTGATGCCAAAACCTGTTTTGAACTGTCGGCGGCCCGGGGCAACTTCATGGCCAAGGCCGGTCAAAGCGCCGGAGATCCAGGCAGTATGCTGGCAATCCAGGCCCCCATTGAAAAGATTGAGGCACTGCTTGAAGAAGAAAAGCTGAATCTGGTCCTTGCCAACAGGAACAGCCCGGTACAAGGCGTCTTATCCGGTGAGACCCAACAGATTCTCAAGGCTGAAAAAATCTGCAAACAGCGCAAAATGCGGGCCATTAAACTACCGGTGGCGGCAGCATTTCACAGCCGTCTGGTATCGGATGCCGCTGCGCCGTTCAGCAAGTTGACAAAAAAAGCGGCCGTCACCCCAACAGAAATTCAGGTATTATCCAACACAACCGGCACCCCCTACCCCGAAGATGCGGCAAAGGCCAAGGATCTGTTGGGAAATCAACTGATGCACCCGGTGGACTTTATCGGCAACATCAAACAGATGCACGACCAGGGCATTGACACCTTCGTTGAGATCGGCCCCAAGGCGGTGCTGTCTGGTCTGATTAAATCCATTTTAAAAGATAATGATGTACAGACCATTGCATTGGACAAATCAGCCGGCAAAAATTCCGGTATCCAGGATTTAGGCATTGGATTGTGCACCCTTGCTGCATCGGGTCATCCTGTGGATCTGTCGGCCTGGGAAGAAGATGCAGCCCAGCCTGAAACCAAAAAAATGATCATCATGATCAACGGGGCCAATTCAAAACCCAAGTTACCTGAAACGCCTGTGTCTGAACCCAAGCTTGAACCCAAGCCTGAAATTGTCCAGACAAATCAGGCACCCACTGATGCCCCCGGCCGGACGACACACCTCCAGCCGTCCCAATCTAAGCCTCTAATGGCCCGGGCATCCCAAGAGATAAAAAACAAAAACATTGCACTGGATTCATCTGTTAGAACAACGTTGTCACCCCAGCAGATATCCACCACACAAGGAAATACCATGACATCTTTTCCACACCCTGAATTTAACGGCACACAATCAACTCCTGCGTCAAATTCAACCCAATATGCGACGGCGAATCCGGATATTTTGATCCAGGGACTCAATGCCATGCAGCAGCTCCAGGCCCAGACCGCCCGGGCCCATGAAAAGTTTCTGGAAACCCAGACCCAGGCCAGCCAGGCATTGGCGGCACTGATGTCACAAACCCGTGGACAGATGCCGGTTCAGGCGTCTGTCCCATCTATAGTTCAGTATCAGGCCCCGGTACAGGCTGTGCCCCAGTATCAGCCCCAGATACCGGCCCAGGCCCCAGCGCCCCCAATTCAGCAAACCGCACCCCGACCGGAACCGACACCTGCTCCCCAAGCCAAGGTTGTGCCCCAACCGGCACCCAAGCCCGTTGCCCAGCCGGTAGCCGCAGCCCCGGCCCCGGAAGTAAAAACTGTTTTGTTTGAAATTGTCAGCCGCTTAACAGGATTTCCGGTGGAGATGCTGGAACCTGAGATGAATATTGAATCGGACCTTGGCGTGGATTCCATCAAAAAGGTGGAGATTATTTCAGAACTTGAAAAAGCATTTCCGGACAGTGAAGATCTCTCGGCCCAGCGCCTGGGATCTGTTAAAACCCTTGGCGATATCTGTGCCGCCGTGGAAACCGACCAGAAAACATCTGCAGCACCGGAACCAACAGCCGCTCCTGAACAAAATGAGCCTAAAAACAACAAAGCCGCCAAATTCCAGGATACCGCGACCCAGGATATTTTGGTCAACATCATCAGTGAACTGACCGGTTTCCCCCAGGAGATGCTCGAACCGAGTATGAACCTTGAATCGGATCTCGGCATTGACTCCATAAAACGGGTTGAAATCCTGTCACGACTGGAACAGGAGCAACCCGACGCCAAAGCCTTGTCCTCGGAGGATATGGGCAGTCTGCAAACCATAGCCGACATCATCAATTACCTGGCACCCCACGAAACAAAGGCTTCACAAAAAGCCCCTAAAAAAAAACTTCGCATGACGCCATAA